The genome window AAGTTATATCTTTATCTATGTCTCTATATGATTAATATTTTATCTTTTTTAACCACATAGAGACATAGGTTATATATTTATAAAGATTAGAATAGACTTTTAGTTTTCACAATAACTTTACTTAAGTTAACAACTGAAAGTATATAAACAAATCACAATTAATCAATTTCTATGTTTCTATGTAGTTAAGATTTTACCAAAAGAAAATTTAAAATATTTCTTTTTTATCTACATAGATACATAGGTTTAATTCTTAGAAATATTAGAATAGACTTATAGTTTTCACAGTAACTTTACTTAAGTTAATAACTGAAAGTTTATAAATAAATCACAATTAATCAATTTCTATGTTTCTATGTGGTTAATATTTTACCAAAACAAAATTTAAAACCTATCTGTTTTTACAATATAAATACATCGGTTTAATAATTTGGAAGATGAGTAAAAAACTCATTAACATACGTTTTTTGTCCTTCATTAAATATGTTAAAACAATTGAAGTTGATTAATATTCCTTTTGGACATTTCAGTAGTTTCATATAAGTTAATAATTGAGCTTCATAAGCAGGAACAATATCTTGCACGGCTTTTAACTCAACAACTATACTATTTTCTACATAGAGGTCACAACGAAAATCGAGATCAAGTAGTTTTTCTTTATAGATAACCGGAACCTTCATTTCTGTGAGAA of Empedobacter falsenii contains these proteins:
- a CDS encoding GxxExxY protein, whose protein sequence is MITKKYLDELTYEIIGSAIEVHKIMGRGLLESVYHQCLKEELNHRKINFLTEMKVPVIYKEKLLDLDFRCDLYVENSIVVELKAVQDIVPAYEAQLLTYMKLLKCPKGILINFNCFNIFNEGQKTYVNEFFTHLPNY